A section of the Cohaesibacter intestini genome encodes:
- a CDS encoding (2Fe-2S) ferredoxin domain-containing protein yields the protein MKPAILLLAKAAMAAKPREEMQGLCDAIAARNPHYLVTYALQELGTPSLRARLTELADQKVEEVVIISLIFPMEPAFPGWIKKSVHRWIAQRKSADFPRIRIAHPPITQTDKLGEMIDALVRSAEQSDVVQEAVKIPKGSVVPDQKYRLLVCMGGACNDAGASTLFNHVRSEQDRLKLRDKGAGMMSCKTSCLGPCSLAPVIQVWPEGTIYGGVDEQDIDRILDRHIAKGEPIDVLSYPLNGKKQGLK from the coding sequence ATGAAACCAGCCATTCTGTTGCTCGCAAAGGCCGCCATGGCGGCAAAACCCAGAGAGGAAATGCAAGGATTGTGCGATGCCATTGCTGCCAGAAATCCGCATTATCTCGTTACCTATGCCTTGCAGGAACTTGGGACACCATCCTTGCGTGCCCGCCTGACAGAGCTCGCGGACCAGAAGGTCGAAGAGGTCGTCATCATCTCGCTGATCTTCCCGATGGAGCCGGCTTTTCCGGGCTGGATCAAGAAATCGGTGCATCGCTGGATCGCACAGCGCAAAAGTGCGGACTTCCCGCGCATCAGGATTGCCCATCCGCCCATCACTCAGACAGATAAGCTCGGAGAGATGATAGACGCGCTCGTCCGGTCAGCCGAGCAAAGCGATGTGGTGCAGGAGGCTGTCAAAATTCCCAAAGGAAGTGTTGTGCCCGATCAGAAATATCGTCTTCTGGTCTGTATGGGTGGGGCCTGCAATGATGCGGGCGCAAGCACCCTGTTCAACCATGTCCGGTCTGAGCAGGACCGCTTGAAGCTGAGGGACAAAGGGGCTGGCATGATGAGTTGCAAGACCAGTTGCCTTGGTCCATGCAGCCTTGCACCTGTCATTCAGGTCTGGCCGGAAGGCACGATCTATGGCGGGGTGGACGAGCAGGATATCGACCGCATTCTGGACCGTCACATCGCAAAGGGAGAGCCGATTGACGTCCTCAGCTATCCTTTGAACGGCAAGAAACAGGGACTGAAGTGA